The Panthera leo isolate Ple1 chromosome D1, P.leo_Ple1_pat1.1, whole genome shotgun sequence region agagagagagggagacacagaatctgaacagaaGAATTCTgaacacagaatccaggctccaagctgttaacacagagcccgaggtgggactcgaactcctgaaccgtgagatcatgacctgagctgaagtcaaacacttaacccactgagacacccaggcgcccctgtaaaacaaattttaaaagatgaagtaGGAAGGTGCAATCACAACTGGGATACAAACTGAATTCTCCCCAGTGATCAGTTCACTTATTCACACAAGCGACACGGAGGTGTGATTCACAGATTCTTGACCAATTCTTTACCCTGTGGTTACCTCCTGGATGTGACATGGTCCATATTTATCTAATGAGTTTAATGGAAATGCTCCACTGGAATGGACACACAGTCAGGACAATATGCAGCTAAGAGAATGCAAGAAGCTATGACCATGGAGAGACACAAGGTGACAGTGAGAAGGGCCCCAGAGCTGCCTCCTCATACTCTCTTCACTCTGGAGCCCTCTCTTTATGCACCAGCCCTGCTGAAATCCCAAGCACTCTATTTCCCAAGCTTCCCTCAAGAGTAACAACTTCTGTGACAGGTGATACACTgacttgtgtttttatccatttgcATCCCTTGGCCCTACCTtgtagatcagtggttctcaatcttggctacacattagaatcacctaggaAACGTAAAAAATCCCAGTGCTCACATAAcaccccaaaccaattaaattagaatctttGGATGCAGTATCCAGTTATCAATATGTTTTAAAGCTTCCAAAACGAACCCAACATTGAGAACCACTCCAGACCCGTTTTCTGATACTCCTACAGTGACAGTTTATTAGACAAAATTGTAACTTTCAAGGACTCCCCAAGTTAGCTTTTTTATTTAAGACCGCCTTCCTACCCCACTCCTGACCTGTAACTTAAACAATTCCTTGTGCCTCATTGTCTGCTAGATTTTTCAACATCCTGGAGCTCCTCTAAATAAACCTGGGTGTGCTCATAATGCTCTGTGGGGATCTCCAAGGTGATGCCCACAGATGTAACCCAGGTTGGGGCTAGTGTTGCATATCACTCCCATGAAGGTGCACCTAAAGACAGAGCATTTGATGCCTGTGTCTAATCATCTCACCTGTGGGTCTCCCCTGCCCCTGATAAAACCTCATCTTTGGCAGGAAGTAACAGTGAAGCCATGGAAGCACGAGCCACGATCCATGGTGTGGAGCGGGAACACGCAAGCTGGAGAATGGGAAGGGCAGTACCCAGGAGAGCACAGTTCCAGGAAATTGACTCATGTGATAAATTGGATCATAGAAATGATAACCAGGGTGGGAATAAAGAGATGATAAGCAGAGAGGCCACTTTCCCATTCCAAGCTGCCCCATGTTAGTCCCGTAACAATCATGTTAATTAAACCAGTAAGAGGTTAATCTGGTTCTTCCAACTGTAAGTCCTGCGGTCTTTCCTATGAAGTCCAGCAGCAGCTTCTGAAACTGAAGCCACATAAGTGAGAAGAATGGGGAGATGCTGGAGAACTCGGTCTTCTTCATTTCCACGGGCAGTGCAAAGGACACGATGGCAGACACACACTCTTTCCTGACTCCTACACAGACTGGGGGCCAAGAGAAATTGAACAGGAGTTAAGTGACCTTCTAAAGGTCCACTGATTCCATTGCCAACTGATTCCATTGCCTCTCAGAAGTCCACTGATTCCATTGCCAACTTACAGTCTCTCTAGAACCTGAAACCAGAGTCCAACCTTGCAcccactcagagagtcccctcCATGGCATCTTTATCAAACTATCACCCACACTCAGCTTGAACATTCCCAGTGATGGCAAGCTCACTGTACCTAAAGCCACTATCCTGGTTAGATGCACTGACTTACAAAGTCTTACTTTGGGCTTAAAGGTTCTTCCTCCACATCATATATAATTGctgcagacacagagacacaacaGTCTTTTTCAGATTTCACCTGAATATTGTTCTTCATGGTATCTGCTAATTTCTTGAAAACTACATCTCAACTTGCAAACATAGTTAGACTGTGAACTCCACCAAAATAAAGAGGAGTATTGACTTTTTTCATGTTGTGTAATTAGACCCCTAATACTAGCACAGGGTCAAGCACATAACAGATGATTAATAAATACTGTAACcggatagataaataaataattgaatagatACATTGTATCTGAATATGCCAAACATAATATTCTGTAACCTTCCCTTGTTCAgattatcttaaattatttttgctgttcAAAGTAgctgatttttcatttcttcaccaTATATCACCCTGTCCGGGTGACTCACAGATCATCAGTCTAATATGAATCAACGGTGCAATATGTAGCTTATAAAAACTTCATGGGTTTTAGTCTTTGctaaaacaagtattttattcAAAGATAATACGTCCTAACATGCACACATACAATTCTATACTTTATCCCCACTGCTTACATCGTCCTTATTTTCTTTGATAATGTTCTTAAGTCCCACTAGTAGTCAGACTGAAAACTTCAATTTTATCTGAAGCTTTTCCTAACACTTTTTaagcagaaataataattttatcacctgtgactttaaaataactgtacAGACTTTTCCCATTTTGCTAGAATTACATTCATGCCTCTGTCCTCCCTGTCCTGAGCTCTTTTACAGTCAGACCTGTGCTTAGTTCAATCTTGTCTTCCTAACACTTTACAGAATTCTAACACAAAGACATGCTTAAGAAATCATGAATTTATAACAAATAAAAGCATGACCATACTGCTTGGGACCATAACGGAAGTACATTCAgctctgggctccacactgcagATGGGAGGTAAACCAACTGGGACACACTCAAAGGCAAGGGGATCAAGTCATTGAAACAGCATGGAAGGAGTCAGTGGTGCTTTGAGAAGAGGAGATAGAGAGGAGGTAGggatgtgtgggggtgggtgtaAGGGGTGATGAGCAATAAACAGAGATCACAGGCAGTCAGTCTGGGGCCCAGGTAAGGAGGATTTTTCTAAGAGTCAAAGCTGCACAATAGGGATAATAAACTTCTGGTCAGTGGAGACGTTCACGCAAAGACTGAATAATCCTTGATGGGAATATTAGAGGGGCAATTCCAGCATCTGCTGAATTAGGATTAAAGGCTCTTTCACCTGCCTTTCCGCCCTCACACTTATGTCCAGACTGCCAAGGTCTCTCTTATTCCATGACACTGAGAATATCATGGCTGCAGATCTCTGTGGGACCCAACAGAGATCAGAGATCATGGCGCCCCCTGCCAGGTGATCGCGTGTCTTTCTCTAAACCAGTCTCCAGCAGCCTTATCTGAAAGTGTGTGGGAGGACACGGGGgcatttgaataaatattactCTATGTTTGGGAAACCTACCTGAAAATAAGATCTGGGGACTTTTTTTCCTAGTAAACCTCTCCTTCACTGGCCAAACAAACTGTAGTGAATACACAGCACGCATGTGCCTTAACAGAGACTCACTCAAAGATACAGAGAcatgagagagaccaagagaacCTCAGGGGCACAAATGGAATTGCAGACAGAACATTCTTGCGCACATACCTAGGAGATGCAAATAGACTCAGATTCACCTGAGAGAGCTTTGTGAAGTAGCTTTTGGATTGATTGAGGGTAGGCCAGAGCTCACAATGGCACCGGAATGAGCCTCAGGCAGGCACTGGCCAAGAGAGTAGGTGGACTCTATGTCCCTGAGAgtccccagagcccagggccttGGGGTCCACGTTGTGCCCGAGGGTGATGCTGAACTGGTtatggggaaaggagggagatgaGATCTCGCCttggggacagaaggaaaagaaaaaacacatccTCTAGAGATGCTGCCCTGTCtccacacagaaaataaaatcccaaCTCCTTCCCTATGTTGAAGAGGATGGAGATAAATTTCTACAAGCTCCATGGCAACATCCCCTCTGCCCTCAAGTGTCCAATTTCAAAACTGGAACTCTGCACCCTTAATCCAGCATCTACCTCCTCATATTCTGGGCTTAAAACCTATATCTGAGGCATAACCTAAAGTTTAGACCCCAGTGGGCAAACTCTAGGACTCAGAGATCAAGAGAAGAGAGCTTGGAGCCCAGAGTTTCACCAATAGGGGATATAACCAAGCTTCCTTCATCCACTTATGACGACTGTTCCCTACTCAATTTTCACTCCTATCCCTACTACTCAACCTCTCACCAAGCTCCAAAAGATGAAGGTCTCTTCCAGGAGAGACGTCCCAAGATACTGAAAGACCATGGGGTACAAAGTCACAGAGATGTAGGTTTGAGTCAAAGGTCTACCATCTACCAGACTTTATATCTCAAGAAACTAGCATTTCTTCAACTTAGAACCTAATTCATAAGGAGGATAGTAACCATATATAGGGGTAGACAttcaaatgaaaagaagaaagtgacattttttaatgtgattgtACCACACATGATAATTATCCTTATTATAAATTCTAGTGGACTCCCCAATTTCAGATCCCTCTAATAAATTCTTTCCCCCAGATACCTAGACTTCCCATTAAGTATTTCAGTTGACCTCTTCCTTATTTCAGTTTCAGGTAGGGTGTAAGTGTATTTTGGGGAGAAATAGCAGAAGAGCTCTCTCCCCTTTCTTAATCAAAGGGTGGGATGCATGgggaaagcaaagagaacatGGATATAGAGTAAATTTCCCCTTCCCCATATGGAACTTTGAACTATCTCATAGAGGCAGTTTAAGAGCAATCTCTGCTTTCCCATTGCTGTAGAATTGTTTGCATTAGGTTAATGACTTGGGAACCTGGAGATGGAATTCAGAAGAACACAGATGACAATTTTGTGAATAAGGTCACAGAATTATGGGGGAAAAAGAGACCTAAAAATGCCTCAGAATAGGCATTAGTCTCTGGTGAGAAGGGGCCAGGATTTCAAAAGTCATAGAGCAAAGTAACTGTAGCTATGTCATTAGGGACAACATGATGCGGAACAGGCATCAGATCAGatccaattcattcatttatttaattagtcACTtggttgttcatttatttaccatGTATTGGGTGTACCAAACACTGCTAGGTGTAGGATTTTAGGTTTGACTGCCATTATCTCTCTTTTTTGACTTTTCAGAAGCCCTTTTAAGAATCAGTTTCTGCCTCCATTTAATGAcaagaaaagtaaagagaaaccCTATGTACTTGTTCAGAGTGGTAATACTAAACATAACACCTGTACAAATCCCAACAAAAGGGACTTATAAATTAGAAGTGTTAAAAGTCATCTCTGGggaaattatgaaacattttccCCCACAAAGCTTAAAGAGAAGAATCAATTTGCCCTGTAAAATAGAAGTGAGATTTTCCAGAGCAGATTGAAGCAAAGATAGGCACAATGCAGGTAGGTGTTTGGTGTAGAAGAATATAACCACGTTAAGCAGATGTCttctaaaaaaggaaatacttgcTTCAGAAAAAAAGTTCATAGACtttttagaaaagagagagaaacctcaGAAGATGTGCTGGTCAGGGGACTTATATGCATTGAAATCCCAATGACACAGAACTGTTGCAAGGTCCCACATCCCACTGTGACAACCAGCTGATTTTTGCCTCCCAGGTTCTAACTGCCTAATGGGCAACCTTAAAATTGGAGCTTGCCTGAATTTTGGATTCCAGGTAGGTTGTGATGGCATGGGGGATAAGAAGGGAATCGCACGATGGAACAGTGGCCTCAGAGTGACTGTGGAATGGCTGGTGATTGTTCATCAAATCCTTCTGTGAAGCTATTTCAGTGTTCCCACTTCGTGGAGATAAAAGTCTCTAAGTCGGCATTTCCCGTCACCACCTGCACCATATGCCTAGTTGTCCTGCACTCAGTCTCCccaagctttatttatttttgtaaatgtttatttatttattttgacagagagagatagagcatgggcggggtaggggcagaaagagcaggagacagagaatcccaagctgactccatgctgtcagtgcacagcccaatgcaaggcttgatcccacgaactgtgagatcatggcccgagccaaaattaagagtcagaaactcaatggactgagacatccaggcaccctgccccAGCATGATCTGACTAGGCGGTCTCTCAAGATCATGTTTCCCAAGCTTCTCAGTGTGAAACTTCCCCTTCATCTAAACAAAGCTGTTTGGAATTCTCCTAAATATTCTAGACCAATATTCTAGGTTAAAGCTTCTCTCAACCTTTGACATATATCAGAATTACCCAGAGGGcttattaaaaacacagattgctaggggggcctgggcggctcagtcggttgagcgtccaattttggctcaggtcatgatctcatggtttgtgggttcaagccccgcatcaggctctgtgctgacagctcagagcctgcagcctgcttcaaattctgtgtctcctctctctgcccctcccatgttcatgctttgtctctctctgtctctcaataataaataaacattaagaataaaaaatttaaaaaaaaaacaacaacacagattGCTAGACCTCACCCCCCAGAGTTTCTGGTTCAGGAGATCTGAGGAAAGTCCTGAGAATTTGTACACTTAACAAGTTCCCAATCATGGCTGATGATGCTGGTGTGGgaatcacactttgagaaacacttgtCCAGACTCTTATACTTTGTGGGTCTCACCATTTTTGTTACATATCAGATAGGCATTACCTGAAAGATGTCTGAAAGAGTAGTGCTGTGCTTCTCAAGCTTTAGTCACCGAACAGACTGTATTTAGTCTTATTAAATACAATTTGAATCCAGTAGGTCTTGTGTGAGGAGAAGAGTCTGTTTCTCCTAACAAGCTACCAGGTACACCAGTGTGGTTGTTGTCCATTGGGCCACACTTGGAACAGTAAGGTTCTAGCCTTCTTTTGCTTCAATATTTCTTCTCAAGCAGTTATTCATGCTATTTTTGCTAAGatcattatcttcttttttcctgcCACCCTGTACCAAGTACCTTAACCTTACCTCTCATCTTTCACAAACtacttgacacacacacacacacacacacacacacacacacacacttaacttGACCTCCACAAACCAAACAGGTCCTCTTTCTCACATGAAGCACCAAGCCTTTACAGAATTTTGTCtccaatgtttattatttcccccACTCTAGGTGGTAGTAGAATTATTTGTGTTCAGCCTATTTCCTCTGTAAAACTTCCATTGTTTCCATATGTCAAACATTTTTCAGGGCATCTGTTACTCTTTTATATGCTTTTTCCTTGATATGTCTATCTCTTACTTAACAGTTCACCTCGTTCACCATCATAACATTCTTAGTGACTGGCACTAGCTTTTTCACATGGTGAATGATCAGTACATATTTAGGTCATTTTATTGAGTCAGCTGTTCTTTTATTCGTTCTGTATTCACAACTATCAAGGTCCTGGTTCCCCTCCTGTGTCTCAGCATTCCTCAAGCTGGCAAACAAGTCCAAGTCCTTTCTCTCAGTAGCCTTCCTCAGCTCTGGGATTTATAGAGGACTTTGAGGATCCCTCTGCGTATCTCCTTTGTCTTCACACTGTAGATGATGGGGTTGAGCATGGGGGGTACAAACAGGTAGACATTGGACATCATGACATGAACAACAGGTGGGGCACTCTTCCAGAAGCGGTGGATCATGGAGACAGTAATTATGGGCACATAGAAAGCCAGCACTGCACAGATGTGTGACATGCAGGTGTTGAATGCCTTGAGCCGCTGCTCCTGAGATGCGATGGCCAGCACAGCTCTGAGGATCAATGCATAAGAAAGCAGGATGAACGCTGAGTCTACACCATAGGTGAAAATGACCACAAAAAGCCCATAGATGTTGTTAACATGGGTGTCTCCACACGCCACTCTCATGAGATCTGGATGGAGGCAGTATGAGTGATGCAGAACTTTGCCCTTGCAGAAGGGCAGCCGTTTTACcaaaaaggggaaagggaaaagagtgATGAAACTCTTGGTGAGGATGCCCAGGCCCATAGCCAGGATGCGGCTGTTGGTGAGCACAGTGGCATAGCGCAGTGGGTCACAAATAGCCACAAAACGATCAAAGTTCATGGCCAGCAGTATGCCTGATTCCATGAAAGAGAAAGTGTGGATGAAGAACATCTGGACCAAGCAGGCATCGAAGCCAACATGGCGGTGGTTGAAGCAGAAGGTAGCAAGCACAGTGGGAAGTGTAGACAAGGACACTCCCAGATCGTTGAGAGAGAGCATAGAGAGGAAGCAGTACATGGGCTGGTGCAGAGCAGGCTCCTGAGCCACCAGAGTGAGGATGCTGAGGCTGCCTATGATGGAAATCAGGTAGAGGATGCAGAAAACCAGGGCAACCCAGGCGTGGCCtctctgcatcccaggaatgccTGTGAGCTGGAGTGTGGCTGGCTGGAAGGGGGTACCATTGACACCCAACATGGCAGGCAGGTGGGAGAATGCAGATGGGGTATAAGCCCCTGAGGATGTATTGGGGGggttcttcactttctttcaggCATTCTGTCTCCAACACAAAAGGTTAGAGATTGAAAGAGTTTATCTATGTTCCTGCTTCTCCCATCAGACTATGAGCTCTTTGAAGACAGTAACTGGGTTCTAATAATTTCTGTATCATCAGGGCCCAGCACCCTGTCTGAGCCATAGTAGGAACTCCATGAAGGTGTGATGATCAGGTGAGGGCCCATGACGTGGCAAAGCAACAGGGTAGGAGACAACTGGAATGATGCTCCCTAATCTTCCCCTTAAAGTGCATCATGCCTTCGCATCCCCGGTCTCACCCCAGAAGCCATATTCTGGAAATTTGGGACAAACAGAAATTAAGACAAACGGGGGAAAAGAAACACCACCATGTCTTTGGGAGCCCTGTGGTCAATGGTGCAGATGAAGCCTCTACTGTTGTACACGTATAGCTACAATAAGCTGTCCTCGGACTTCTCCTCGTGCTCACAATCCCATGGCACACCCTGAATGTGTCATCACCAGAAACGGTTCCACCTCTGAAatcttaaattccatttttttcattattaccaTAGACTTCCAGCTTCCACCTCACCTACCTTCTCATGCCCATGTACTTGCTCTCAGAGTCTCAATAAGTCTTCCATATGATTCTGTTCTATTCGTCTATGAGCCTCTCCTCACTTTTTCTCTGACCTACTCACACTAGGAGTGGTATCTTCATCTTCTCTATGCTTGTCTTTCATGTTCACAGAGGAAACCCTAACCTTTGATAAATTCTATAACCAAACTTCCGGGTGTACAGCTGGATAAAACCAAAGAAGCAAGTGTTTGATtggaaaaaagacagacagacaaactgATTTTACCACTACCTAAATTTTAAGCTcaacatctttatttattcttaccCTCTTGGTATTCCAAGAAAGAGATGTCTCGCCTTCTCTGAGGATAAGGCCCTCCACTTTCAGGATTCCATGCCTTGCTATCTCTTTCAGAGACCACTTCCAATAGTGTATTGAACTGTATCTTCAGcctctccatttctgtctctttcctttcagGCAATAAGCATGTGCAAGACCA contains the following coding sequences:
- the LOC122200087 gene encoding olfactory receptor 51I1, whose product is MLGVNGTPFQPATLQLTGIPGMQRGHAWVALVFCILYLISIIGSLSILTLVAQEPALHQPMYCFLSMLSLNDLGVSLSTLPTVLATFCFNHRHVGFDACLVQMFFIHTFSFMESGILLAMNFDRFVAICDPLRYATVLTNSRILAMGLGILTKSFITLFPFPFLVKRLPFCKGKVLHHSYCLHPDLMRVACGDTHVNNIYGLFVVIFTYGVDSAFILLSYALILRAVLAIASQEQRLKAFNTCMSHICAVLAFYVPIITVSMIHRFWKSAPPVVHVMMSNVYLFVPPMLNPIIYSVKTKEIRRGILKVLYKSQS